The Aedes aegypti strain LVP_AGWG chromosome 3, AaegL5.0 Primary Assembly, whole genome shotgun sequence genome contains a region encoding:
- the LOC5566624 gene encoding venom allergen 3, translated as MASHVIVKFITAAILIGSCYANYCDQSLCRRGPHVACNAPTQFGSACGQEPKFVKMDARMKNLLLKKHNELRAEIACGKHGFPQAARMPTLVWDDELAHIASFNARKCIFAHDKCRNTREFKFAGQNLAITAFAGYNFQAADRAENFTQEWFNEHKDCPKSYVDSYPMSHSGPQIGHFTQMVNDRAWKMGCSMVHYKNGRVIKYYLVCNYSMTNMIEEPIYTRGSAGSKCQTGQNPQYRGLCSPREKVRSESYRG; from the exons ATGGCTTCCCACGTGATTG TTAAGTTCATCACTGCCGCAATTCTTATCGGATCCTGCTATGCAAACTACTGCGACCAATCTCTGTGCAGGCGGGGACCGCACGTGGCCTGCAATGCTCCAACACAATTCGGAAGTGCATGTGGCCAGGAACCGAAATTCGTGAAGATGGACGCCCGGATGAAGAACCTTCTCCTGAAGAAACACAACGAACTACGCGCCGAAATCGCCTGCGGAAAGCACGGTTTTCCGCAAGCAGCTCGAATGCCGACTCTCGTATGGGACGACGAATTGGCCCACATTGCGTCCTTTAATGCCCGGAAGTGCATTTTTGCGCACGATAAATGTCGAAACACCCGCGAGTTCAAATTCGCCGGACAGAATTTGGCCATTACGGCTTTCGCTGGGTACAACTTCCAAGCTGCGGACCGAGCAGAGAACTTCACACAGGAGTGGTTCAACGAACACAAGGATTGTCCCAAGTCGTACGTCGATTCGTATCCAATGAGTCACAGCGG ACCCCAAATTGGACACTTCACGCAGATGGTCAACGATCGGGCATGGAAGATGGGCTGTTCGATGGTGCACTACAAGAATGGAAGGGTCATCAAATATTACTTGGTGTGCAACTACTCGATGACCAACATGATTGAGGAGCCAATTTACACCAGGGGTAGTGCCGGATCGAAGTGCCAAACAGGACAGAACCCTCAGTATCGCGGTCTTTGCAGTCCACGAGAAAAGGTCAGGTCGGAATCGTACAGAGGCTAA